CTCGACGCGAAATGAACAACAGCCTCGCCGCCATGGTGGCCGGATTCTTTCTTGAGAGCGCCGGCACGCCCTTGCGGGCAGCAGCGCAACGGTCCCGACAAGCCGCCCAGGGCCACATGCAAAACATGCGGGCCATCGGAATTCACACGTTGATGCAGGAACCTTTGGCTGAAATGCCCAATCCAGAGGTGACGGTGCTGACGCTCACCGTCGCTCCCGGCGGCAACTCCCAGCCGCACAAGCATACGGGGCCGGTTTTTGCCTATGTGCTGGAAGGCGAGATCGAGAACCAGGTTGACCCGGATCCTCCCCGGAGATACAAGCCCGGCGAGTACTTTTACGAGCCTCCGATGCATGTCCATCGAGCTCTGCGCAACCTGAGCAGCACAAAGCCCGCAAAGCTTCTGATTTTTCAGGTCGGGGAAAAGGGAAAGCAGTTCACGATGTCGGCGAAATAGTGGAACGGGCTGTTGGTCATCGTGCTGCGGCATCGGCCAATGACGGGCAGAAATCGGCGGCTGCCTAAGGAACAAACAACTCGCTACATTCCTTTTCGAGCACGCCTCTCACCACCACCGGAGGCGGCGGCCAGTTGGGAATGCCGGCGTCAGTGAGAATGGGATGCTTTGAGCTGACGCCGCCAATGTGCGGCACGGCCTTTCCCATTATCACCCTGGAAATATGGGCGCTACGAATCACGAACGAACACATGAAGCAAGGCTCCGCGGTGGTATATAGCTCGCAGCCCTCGAGTTCGCGAGTCGCTAAATTGCGGCAGGCATCCTGCACCGCTTTGAGTTCTGCATGTGCGGTGAAATCCTTTTCGCTCCGCACGCCCTCGATGCCCTCGGCGACAATGCGCCCTTCGCGAACCACCACCGAGCCGACCGGCGTGTCGCCGCGTTCGAGAGCGGCGCGGGCCAACCGGATCGCCTGGCGCATGAATCCTTCGTCGCGAACTTGCGCCATGTCCGGCTTGGGATCTGTCCCCCCGTAGCCCATGCGGTTCCCTCGGGCGTTCGCTTGTTTGCCAACTTCAAACTGCGGAAGCAACTCGACCGCCGCGCTCACCGAGTTCGAAATGATGCAGGCTTCCTTCGCGTCTTTGAAGATCTCTTGCGCAAACGGAATGTCACTCTCCCGGCCGAGCGACACCGTGGGCTGTATTTGGATGTGGGTCACGCGGTATTTCCCGCCGTCGTTCTCCACGGTTGCTTCGGCACTGCTCTCATAAGCTGATATTTCCAGTTGTCGCCGCTCCGCGAAACTCAGGAAGGTGAGCATCAGACAACTGTTCACCGCGCCGGTCAGCAACTCCTCCGGGCACCACACGTCCTCCGTCCCCTTGAATTCCGGCGGGCTCCCGATCTCGACCGGCGGGCGCCGGCTGTTCGTCATCGTCCCACGCCTGGCGGTCTGCCACGCGATTGCACTTTTGAAATGAAACACCTTGAACGTCTTCTTCGCCTCCATTGGATCCTCCTGGCTCTTTTGATTCGTTTCCCTTCCCAGCCGTTGCAGCCCATGCCTACCGCCGGCAGTTCGATTTTGCCAGAACTTTCATCAAATCGACGAACTGCAATGTTTTCCAAGTTCCTCGCGGCTCTCGAGATCTTGCGCCGCAAGGAGGCCGGAGCATACGGGCCACAGAGCCGCTGAAATTCCGTAAGAGCAGTTTTCCAGACAGAACAGGCAGCGTGTGATAACCCTCGTAATCGGGCCCTTGCTTCTCCAGCACACGCATGTCCTGTTAACGAATCGTGACACGGAATGGCGCGCCCGAGGCGCAAAAATGTGCGTGCCAAGTTGAACGCGGGTGCATCTAATTGGTTGATAGCGCCGAACCGCTCCAAGCCGCGCGCCTTTTCCGGAATTGAGCCTGACGGCGCCATGCAGTTGGGCAACTACATCGGCGCGGTTAGCCAGTGGGGCAAAAAACCCCAGAGTGCCCTGAAATGAGAGGAGTTCTTCATCATGCCAGAAGCCCAAAATCAACACTCTGACCGCGCGTTCCCATTTCTGCGGCTGAATGACCGGCCCGCAAAGCCGCGCCAGCGCGGCATCACAGAAATCCGCGGGCCTTATTACACGCCGATGGGCAGCCGGTATCTTCAGGACATTCTCGACACCATGGGCTGGTACGTGGATGCTCTCAAATTTGCCGGCGGATCGTTCAGCCTGATGCCGCGCCAGACCGTCAAGAAATTGCTCGACCTGTGCCATGCGCATGATGTACTCGTCTCCACCGGCGGATTCATCGAGCACGTTCTCACGCAGGGGCCGGAATCCGTGACGCGTTATATCGAGGAGTGCAAATCGCTCGGCTTCGACATCATTGAAATCTCCAGCGGCTTCATCACCATTCCTCATGACGACTGGCTGCGGCTGATCGAAAAAGTGCAAAAGGCCGGGCTCAAGGCCAAGCCGGAGGTCGGCATCCAGTTTGGCGCAGGCGGCGCCACCAGCGCCGAAGAATTGGCGGCCGAAGGCTCGCGCGATCCTGATGGCGCCATCGCCCAGGCCAAGCGCTTTCTGGAAGCCGGGGCCTACATGATCATGATCGAATCCGAAGGCATTACTGAAAACGTCAAAGTTTGGCGTACGGATGTTCCGGCGAAATTTGTAAACGCCCTGGGAACCGAGAAGATCATGTTTGAAGCCGCGGACCCGGAAGTTTTCGCCTGGTACATCAAGAATTACGGCGCTGAAGTGAATCTCTTCGTCGATCACAGCCAGATCGTGCAGCTCGAGTGCCTGCGCTCGGGGCTGTGGGGCACCAAGAGCCTGTGGGGACGTGTCGTGACATACAAGGGCTAGATTTTCCCGGGCGCCCGCCTTCGGCGGAGACACCCGGGCTTGTGCAATGGGGCACCAGCACAATAACGCTAATCCAATGAGCTTAAGGGGGAGGAATGGTAGGCCCGAACGGACTCGAACCGTTGACCTCTACCGTGTCAAGGTAGCGCTCTAACCAGACTGAGCTACGGGCCTGCAAGGACTTAGCTAATTGACATTCGGCGCTTGGTGTGGAACTTGGTGTGACGCTCCCGCAAAATCGGCCTCTCTCTCGTCCGCCATGGTACTGGGCAAGACCGTGGCAATAAGCTCTAAGGCCTGCCGTTGAGCTTCGGGCCGGATGTGACCGTAACGCTTGGCCATCCGAATGGCCGTGGAAGCCGACCAGCCAAGCACCTGAGCAACCGTGGCAATAGGAACTCCGTTTTGGAGCATCTTGGTAACCGCCGAATGTCGCAAATCATGATACCGCAATCTAGAAACCCCTGCCAGTTCGCAAGCCCTGTGCCATGCGGTCCGCCAGTTAGCGATCAGTCTGGAAGGATCAACATGGCCGGTTTCGACGTTGCCGCCGCCGAGGCACAGCGCGGCAACTCCGCGGCGCGCGTCGCGGCGTTCCATTTCGTACAGCAGGTCCACCAGGATGCGCGCTCCCGAGGCGCCAATCGGATGTCCCAGCGCCACTGCGCCGCCGTTCACGTTGGTCTTCTGCGGGTCCAGTCCCAGTTGCTCGATCACGGCCACCGCCTGCACGGCAAAGGCCTCGTTCAGCTCCACCAGGTCAACATCTTCAACTTTCCAGCCGGTTCTTTTCAGCAGCGACTCGACCGCGTCAATCGGGGCCATCATCACCCAGCGCGGTTCCACGCCGCTCACCGCCTGCGCCACAATCCGCGCCATGGGCTTTTTGCCCAGCTTCTGCGCGGTTTCAGCCGAGGTCACCAGCGTGGCGGCGGCGCCGTCATTCGTCCCCGGAGCGTTGCCCGCCGTCACCGTTCCGCCCTGTTTGAAAGCGGGTTTCAGGCGGGCCAGCTTTTCCAGCGAAGTGTCTTCGCGCGGCGATTCGTCAACGGAAAACTCCCGCATCTCGCTCTTTTTGCAGGGCACGCAAACAGGCACAATCTGGTCTTTCAGCTTTCCGCTTTTGATGGCCGCAACGGCGCGCCGGTGGCTTTCGAGTGCAAACCGGTCCTGCCGCTCGCGCGAAATCTGGTATTTTTCCGCCACCAGCTCGCGTGCCGCCGAGCAATTTGAATCAGGGGTTCCAAAAACCCCTCTGAAACGCCATCTCTAAATCCCGCATTTTCAGCACGCGATTTGTATGTTTCCAGGGTTCAGCAAACAAGTGTTTTTGGGAACGAGCACCTATTAAGAATCTGCTCATGAAGGAGCAGTCTTCTACTTAAGCCTTGGCACGGATGGAAACGGGTCGCGCATGTCCACCGTCCGATTCTAATCAGCGTGGGCGGGTGAATGAGTCGAGCGGCGGAAGCGTGTCCCCTTTGCGATAGTGATTTTCGAAATATTCCAGCCGCTTCTTCACAGTCCACCAGTAGTCCAACTCTCCATCGAATCTTGCCATGACTCGACGGAGTCGGTACGGCGTATACTCTGCGAGCCACGCAATGCGGTAAGGCTGTTGCAGATTGCCGATGGCATCCAATAGGTCCGCGATCCGGCTATGGTCGTGGCTATAGATTTCCCCGCTATAAAACGAAAGGTCACTGGGATCCGGCGACTTGCCCAACTGCTGCCAGAATCCACTGATCTGGTCGGCATAGAGATACTTCATGGTTGCGTAGTCGGCCAGTTGAGCTTCGAGAAGCAGTTCCGGAAGCGCGAGGTGACTGCCGTGTATCTGGAGTGTTTGCATCAACTGGACCTGGGCGTCTTCCGCGGCCCGTCGTGCGCCATGAATATCTTCCAGATGAGCGTGTATTCGCGAGAGCCGATCGGGCTCAAACGGATCATCCCAGAGTTGGGGGCCCGTTTCCTCACCAACGGCAGTCGCCAATCGGGATTCTGCTTCAGAAAGATCTCGCAATCCTGCAGACACTTGTGCCCGCAGGGCAGCGGGATATACAACTTCTGCATAATCCGAAAAGAACTGCGAGCGATCTACGGGCTGGGTTTGCCAGGACGCGATCGCGCCGTAAGCAATTCCGGGCAGGGCTGGGCGCATCAACACCATCACGTCGTCTGTCCATACGGTATTGATGATGCCCAGAACCCCGTGTGCGCGCCCCGCGGCCAGAAAGTTATCGATGTTGTCGAATGACATGTCGAAGTCCGGCAAGATCTGGTCCCATACGCTGACTCCGCTCGCGATGAATTTGGGGATGGGGAGCGTGGCGAATGGCTCCCAGTAAGGTTCATAAACGGTGTGTTCGTAGCCCCATGGTACGACAATGGTTCCGCTTGGTATTTGTGGGATCAACGTGGGGTACTTCGCAAACATGTCGCTCCATACCATCACCGTTTTTCCATGACCTCGAACCAGGTTTGAAACCTTCAGGAATAAATTCATATAGAGCTTATCCGGATTTGACGCGAGCTCCTTCGTTTCACCTGTCTCGTCGAGCCCGATGTGGAAGAAAGAGCTTGGGAATAGCTGTGAGAACTGATCGATCCAATCGGTGAGTACTGAAATAAGCCTGGAACTCCTCGGATCAAAATCCCTGCCATACCGGATGAATCCCAGCTCCGAGTACCGCTCCACCCGGAAGAGATCGTGCTGGTGGCCGTAAAGCTCCAGGCAGGGGACTACGTCAATGTGGCGTTGGCGGGCGTAAGCGATGATCTCCCGGACCTGCTCCTGCGAGAATCGGCCCTCCGGATTGATCAGCGGGAAAGCCTTCAGTTCGATGCTGTCTTCGCTGTAGAAGTAATATTGATTCGCCTTCCAACGGGCCATAAAGTCCAGTTGCCGCTGCACTTCCTGCACCGTGGGCAGTGGCCCGTGGCTCATGTCCACCATTGTTCCCCGATAGGCCAGGCTGGGCCAGTCGTGGATTTCAACTGCGGGCAGGACCGCCTGCCCGCCCTCGCCTTCCAACAACTGCCGCAGCGTTTCCGCGCCGTAGAAGATTCCCGCTGAGGAACGAGCGCGGACGGTCACTCCGCTGGGCCTGACCTTCAGCTCGTACGCCTCGCGCGAATCAGGACCGGGCTTTTCACCCGGCATGGGCAGAGCATCCACCGCTCCGGTGCGTTCCAGCACGATGGCAGGACCATTTCCCTTAACTTCACGAATGGGGATTTCAGCGCCAGCACGGGACCCCAGCCATTTTGCGAGTTGCTCAGCGGCAAAGCGGTCCTCGGGGGCTGGCGCGGAAGCGAACTCAATCGCCAAGCCTCGCGCTGCCACATGCCCCGACCCGTAATCGATCTGCTGCGGCCGCGGCAGCAAAGGATTATGCGCAGCACTCGCCGAAACCGAGCACACGATATAAAGGATGATCAGACTAGCGTAGCGGTGAGTTCGCATAATGGTCCTCGCTGAATTGCTGAACGAGTCTTTTCCCATTCCACCTCAGAAGCAGGCAGGTGTCTGGGCTGGTCGACGATGAGACAACAATGGAGCATTATGATCACCGCAGCTCGCTGGACGGCAAATGGCGCGATTTGCGGTGCCCTGGCATGTCGCGGTGGCAAGCACCGTGCTGCTTTATTTCCAGAGCCGGAGCATGACCGCACCACCTTGTGGCACGGTGACGGTGTAGGAACTGTGCAGAACCCCCAAGTCCCTGTGCGCCCACAGATCGCGTACGTGGAGGGGGCCGCTGAAGCCGATGTCTTTGAAGCGAAAAGTGAGCGGCTCCGCTTCATCATCGATCACGAAGTTGAAGAGCGCCACCGCCATGGCGCCGCCGCTCAAGGGTCGCGCCCAGATTTGTGGCGGCCCGACGCGGCGCCCTTGAATGCCCAACCTGTCCTGGTCGACGGCAATGACTTCCGGGTTCATCAGAATGCTTTTGGTCGTCTCGTCCATCCTGGTCAGGTCATTACCTGCAATCAATGGCGCGGCGAGAATAGCCCAAAGGCTCATCTGAGTCCGATATTCGTCTGGTTTCATGCCACCGTTACCCACCTCCAGCATATCGGGATCGTTCCAGTGACCCGGCCCCGCATACTTTTCCAGCCCAGCCTGCGAGAAACCTATCAGCGCCATGCTGCGATAAGTGTCACTGATATCGTCGGTCGTTCGCCAAAGATTGCCTCCCACTTCCGGTCCCCATTCCCAGACGGAACCGACACCGTATTCGCAGAGGCTGTACACAACTAGTCGGTGCGTGTCTACCAGCGCCTGGTGCATCTTCGAGTAGGCTTGTTTCATCATGTCCAATGCCTTTTGCGGGTCCTGGTGGGTATCATGTAGTTTCATGATCGACATGAAACTGCACAAGTCATACTTCAGATAGTCCACTCCCCAGCCAGCGTAGGTGTTGGCATCCTGCTGCTCATGCCTGTAACTGCCTTCGTAACCTCCGCAGGTTTTGGGCCCAGGCGAGGAATAGATCCCCAGCTTCAAACCAAGGTTGTGGACGTAATCAGCCAGCGTCTTCATGTCAGGAAAATTCGCATTCGGATGAATAAAGCCGTCGGCGTCGCGCTTTCCCTCCCAGCAGTCATCGATGTTTACGTAGCGATACCCGGCCGCCTTCATGCCGTTTGTGGCCATCGCTTTAGCCTGTTCGCGTATGATAACGTCGCTTACACGACAGCCAAAATGATTCCAGCTATTCCACCCCATCGGCGGGGTGCGAGCTAAACTTCGGCTCTGAGCAAAACTCAGAGTGTTCCCTGCGAATACCGGCAGGATTCCCAAAAGCAGAGGAATCCATAACCATTTCTCGCGCATTTTTAACTCCCCGGTTTGAGTGCTCAGACGAGGCGCACCAATACGGCGATTTCCAACGCAACACTGCAGGTTACGCCATTTTTTCTAAGGCTCAAAGCCGCAAGGGCGCGGCAGACAGGCAACTACCGCCTCCCGTGGCTATTGACCATGGCTTAGCCTGGG
The Terriglobia bacterium genome window above contains:
- a CDS encoding acetyl-CoA C-acyltransferase codes for the protein MAEKYQISRERQDRFALESHRRAVAAIKSGKLKDQIVPVCVPCKKSEMREFSVDESPREDTSLEKLARLKPAFKQGGTVTAGNAPGTNDGAAATLVTSAETAQKLGKKPMARIVAQAVSGVEPRWVMMAPIDAVESLLKRTGWKVEDVDLVELNEAFAVQAVAVIEQLGLDPQKTNVNGGAVALGHPIGASGARILVDLLYEMERRDARRGVAALCLGGGNVETGHVDPSRLIANWRTAWHRACELAGVSRLRYHDLRHSAVTKMLQNGVPIATVAQVLGWSASTAIRMAKRYGHIRPEAQRQALELIATVLPSTMADEREADFAGASHQVPHQAPNVN
- a CDS encoding phosphosulfolactate synthase; translated protein: MPEAQNQHSDRAFPFLRLNDRPAKPRQRGITEIRGPYYTPMGSRYLQDILDTMGWYVDALKFAGGSFSLMPRQTVKKLLDLCHAHDVLVSTGGFIEHVLTQGPESVTRYIEECKSLGFDIIEISSGFITIPHDDWLRLIEKVQKAGLKAKPEVGIQFGAGGATSAEELAAEGSRDPDGAIAQAKRFLEAGAYMIMIESEGITENVKVWRTDVPAKFVNALGTEKIMFEAADPEVFAWYIKNYGAEVNLFVDHSQIVQLECLRSGLWGTKSLWGRVVTYKG
- a CDS encoding deaminase, which produces MEAKKTFKVFHFKSAIAWQTARRGTMTNSRRPPVEIGSPPEFKGTEDVWCPEELLTGAVNSCLMLTFLSFAERRQLEISAYESSAEATVENDGGKYRVTHIQIQPTVSLGRESDIPFAQEIFKDAKEACIISNSVSAAVELLPQFEVGKQANARGNRMGYGGTDPKPDMAQVRDEGFMRQAIRLARAALERGDTPVGSVVVREGRIVAEGIEGVRSEKDFTAHAELKAVQDACRNLATRELEGCELYTTAEPCFMCSFVIRSAHISRVIMGKAVPHIGGVSSKHPILTDAGIPNWPPPPVVVRGVLEKECSELFVP
- a CDS encoding glycoside hydrolase family 27 protein, producing MREKWLWIPLLLGILPVFAGNTLSFAQSRSLARTPPMGWNSWNHFGCRVSDVIIREQAKAMATNGMKAAGYRYVNIDDCWEGKRDADGFIHPNANFPDMKTLADYVHNLGLKLGIYSSPGPKTCGGYEGSYRHEQQDANTYAGWGVDYLKYDLCSFMSIMKLHDTHQDPQKALDMMKQAYSKMHQALVDTHRLVVYSLCEYGVGSVWEWGPEVGGNLWRTTDDISDTYRSMALIGFSQAGLEKYAGPGHWNDPDMLEVGNGGMKPDEYRTQMSLWAILAAPLIAGNDLTRMDETTKSILMNPEVIAVDQDRLGIQGRRVGPPQIWARPLSGGAMAVALFNFVIDDEAEPLTFRFKDIGFSGPLHVRDLWAHRDLGVLHSSYTVTVPQGGAVMLRLWK
- a CDS encoding beta-N-acetylhexosaminidase translates to MRTHRYASLIILYIVCSVSASAAHNPLLPRPQQIDYGSGHVAARGLAIEFASAPAPEDRFAAEQLAKWLGSRAGAEIPIREVKGNGPAIVLERTGAVDALPMPGEKPGPDSREAYELKVRPSGVTVRARSSAGIFYGAETLRQLLEGEGGQAVLPAVEIHDWPSLAYRGTMVDMSHGPLPTVQEVQRQLDFMARWKANQYYFYSEDSIELKAFPLINPEGRFSQEQVREIIAYARQRHIDVVPCLELYGHQHDLFRVERYSELGFIRYGRDFDPRSSRLISVLTDWIDQFSQLFPSSFFHIGLDETGETKELASNPDKLYMNLFLKVSNLVRGHGKTVMVWSDMFAKYPTLIPQIPSGTIVVPWGYEHTVYEPYWEPFATLPIPKFIASGVSVWDQILPDFDMSFDNIDNFLAAGRAHGVLGIINTVWTDDVMVLMRPALPGIAYGAIASWQTQPVDRSQFFSDYAEVVYPAALRAQVSAGLRDLSEAESRLATAVGEETGPQLWDDPFEPDRLSRIHAHLEDIHGARRAAEDAQVQLMQTLQIHGSHLALPELLLEAQLADYATMKYLYADQISGFWQQLGKSPDPSDLSFYSGEIYSHDHSRIADLLDAIGNLQQPYRIAWLAEYTPYRLRRVMARFDGELDYWWTVKKRLEYFENHYRKGDTLPPLDSFTRPR
- a CDS encoding cupin domain-containing protein, yielding MTTRREMNNSLAAMVAGFFLESAGTPLRAAAQRSRQAAQGHMQNMRAIGIHTLMQEPLAEMPNPEVTVLTLTVAPGGNSQPHKHTGPVFAYVLEGEIENQVDPDPPRRYKPGEYFYEPPMHVHRALRNLSSTKPAKLLIFQVGEKGKQFTMSAK